The proteins below are encoded in one region of Neoasaia chiangmaiensis:
- a CDS encoding carbohydrate porin, translated as MTHHPADWRERMICVMLGRRVNAKIATIRTPVICVLFVLATLIFAQLAFAGPAPATAQHQADYCPIPSNQVIQNGRTLQPCPRPPQERGRSWYIQPLSNFYFMQNFSQIGNLPSNDIAWRYAFATARSEHLLSDDALWRPWLADHGIRWSLSYKAEVLGNPSGGNRQGMDYASEEALQINIDWNKLAGIPDFWTHMLVVNRAGRNLMADNFGDSRLSLQEVYGAGGNVLAHLVWLYGESLLFNKKLGIDYGRLPVALEVAHSPIYCQFTTICSSPNALKREQAFTVWPKSNWGIAGRIRPVKDNILTFGAFASDAKYGGPSGWNWADNGNTGVLLPIEDMWQPYVGPHALVGHYKVGYAIDTTRYAPLGSFASNPQARGKVRDTVWFLADQMIYRTGQNDLSGVVLFGGYVHNTGSRSVYRSQAFGGIDAGGIVPGRPFDRPGLVFAHYDFSQNLQQEAQTLQALHLPTGNLPLMGENVFELKYGAAIVRGVRFQPEYQYIVHPAASKRLGNASVFGFMTTMIL; from the coding sequence GTGACGCACCATCCCGCCGACTGGCGGGAAAGGATGATTTGCGTGATGTTGGGGCGGCGGGTTAATGCGAAAATCGCGACGATCAGGACGCCCGTCATATGCGTCCTGTTTGTTCTGGCGACGCTGATCTTCGCCCAGCTTGCCTTTGCCGGACCGGCGCCGGCAACCGCGCAGCATCAGGCGGACTACTGCCCCATTCCAAGCAATCAGGTCATTCAGAACGGTCGCACCTTGCAGCCTTGCCCGAGACCGCCGCAGGAGCGAGGGCGAAGCTGGTATATTCAGCCGCTCAGTAATTTCTATTTCATGCAGAATTTCAGTCAGATCGGCAATCTGCCGAGTAACGATATTGCGTGGCGATATGCCTTCGCGACAGCGCGTTCGGAACATCTGCTGAGCGATGACGCGCTTTGGCGTCCCTGGCTGGCAGATCATGGCATCCGGTGGTCGTTATCCTACAAGGCCGAGGTTCTCGGTAATCCGTCAGGTGGCAACAGGCAGGGTATGGATTACGCGTCGGAAGAGGCGCTTCAGATCAATATAGACTGGAACAAGCTGGCGGGCATTCCGGATTTCTGGACGCATATGCTGGTGGTCAACCGTGCGGGCCGAAACCTGATGGCCGATAATTTCGGCGATTCACGCCTTTCGTTGCAGGAAGTCTATGGCGCCGGCGGGAATGTGCTGGCCCATCTCGTCTGGCTCTATGGCGAGAGCCTGCTGTTCAACAAGAAACTGGGCATCGATTACGGCCGTCTGCCTGTAGCACTCGAAGTGGCGCATTCGCCGATCTACTGTCAGTTCACGACGATATGCTCCTCGCCCAATGCCCTGAAACGTGAGCAGGCTTTCACGGTCTGGCCGAAATCAAACTGGGGTATTGCGGGGCGTATCCGTCCGGTGAAGGATAATATCCTGACCTTTGGCGCCTTCGCATCGGACGCGAAATACGGTGGTCCCTCGGGCTGGAACTGGGCGGATAACGGCAATACGGGCGTGCTCCTGCCGATAGAGGATATGTGGCAGCCTTATGTGGGCCCGCATGCGCTGGTGGGGCATTACAAGGTCGGTTACGCGATCGACACGACGCGTTACGCTCCGCTTGGTTCGTTCGCCAGCAATCCGCAAGCCAGGGGCAAGGTGCGCGATACGGTCTGGTTTCTTGCGGACCAGATGATTTATCGCACGGGCCAGAACGATCTGAGCGGTGTCGTGCTGTTCGGTGGCTACGTGCATAATACGGGCTCGCGCAGTGTCTATCGTTCGCAGGCTTTTGGCGGGATCGACGCCGGCGGAATCGTGCCGGGGCGGCCCTTCGATCGGCCCGGCCTCGTATTCGCGCATTACGACTTCAGCCAGAATCTTCAGCAGGAGGCGCAGACGCTGCAGGCGCTGCATCTGCCGACTGGCAATCTGCCGCTCATGGGTGAGAACGTCTTCGAACTGAAATACGGTGCGGCCATCGTGCGGGGCGTCCGGTTTCAGCCGGAATACCAATACATCGTGCATCCGGCGGCGTCCAAACGACTGGGCAACGCGTCGGTCTTCGGTTTCATGACGACGATGATCTTATGA
- a CDS encoding GNAT family N-acetyltransferase, producing MNDLRSSPIGRATTRIAVDVTFLEMRMQPDVAALPFPEGYRLALVEHPAPSFYLDLYRRVGAAHCWWMRYEMPTAELTALLHHPAVSLYVLYTPDDNVAGFFEIDRRQGRQPYLSHLGLLPDAIGHGLGRALLYAAIRLAWSEPCQVFRVNTCTADHPRALPTYLNAGFRKTHVLREIWDIPDDLGLPIPETLRLDTTL from the coding sequence ATGAACGATCTTCGTTCTTCCCCTATCGGTCGCGCCACGACGCGCATTGCTGTCGATGTGACGTTTCTGGAGATGCGCATGCAGCCTGATGTTGCTGCATTGCCATTTCCCGAAGGCTACCGGCTGGCCCTGGTCGAGCATCCGGCGCCTTCCTTCTATCTCGATCTGTATCGACGGGTCGGCGCGGCGCATTGCTGGTGGATGCGGTATGAAATGCCGACGGCGGAATTGACGGCCCTGCTGCATCACCCGGCTGTTTCGCTCTATGTGCTTTACACACCGGACGATAACGTGGCCGGATTCTTCGAGATCGACCGACGGCAGGGCCGGCAGCCTTATCTGTCCCATCTGGGTCTGCTGCCGGATGCGATCGGGCATGGTCTGGGCCGCGCCCTTCTGTATGCGGCTATTCGGCTTGCCTGGTCTGAGCCATGTCAGGTCTTTCGCGTCAACACCTGCACGGCCGACCATCCCCGGGCATTGCCGACCTATCTGAACGCGGGTTTCCGGAAGACGCATGTCCTGCGTGAGATATGGGATATTCCGGATGATCTCGGCCTGCCGATTCCGGAAACGCTGAGACTTGACACCACGCTCTAG
- a CDS encoding acetolactate synthase large subunit codes for MSDNKQNVAQFIVSCLKQEGVEYVFGIPGEENIRLVDALEGSGIRFILVRHEQGASFMADIYGRLTGKAGVCTATLGPGAINLLLGVADANTDSTPLVAITAQVGLNRIYKESHQIVDLVAMFKPVTKWADLIMTPQAVPEMVRKAFDVAQSERPGATYLAIPEDIEAMPMPAGFAPLKDTPTHDAGADPQRIEEAVALLGKSKRPVILAGHGVARAGASAELVRLAETLNAPVATTFMGKGVIPDRHPNALGVIGFMRHDYENFAFDDADLILSVGYELQEFAPSRVNPHKDKTIIHLHRFAPDTDAAYQVAVSIESDIVGGINALLTAWDGHKAPPSRSEPKIRQLLADELAAGAKDDSYPLKPQRVVTDVRAVMDDEDIVLADTGAIKMWMARLYPTQAPLTCLISNGLSTMAFSLPGAIGAKLARPDRRVLATMGDGSFMMNSQEIETAVRENVPLKVLIWEDGSYGLIKWKMDLELGHHRSVDFKNPDFVAYAESFGAHGHRVEEAGQLQTVLRAALDEPGVSVVVVPVDYRENIKLTDRLGELTIAL; via the coding sequence ATGTCAGATAACAAGCAGAATGTTGCGCAATTCATTGTCTCCTGCCTGAAGCAGGAGGGGGTGGAATATGTTTTCGGCATTCCGGGCGAGGAGAATATCCGGCTTGTCGATGCGCTCGAGGGATCGGGCATCCGTTTCATTCTGGTGCGCCACGAGCAGGGCGCGTCCTTCATGGCGGATATCTATGGCCGGCTGACGGGCAAGGCAGGCGTATGCACGGCGACGCTCGGGCCGGGGGCGATCAACCTGCTGCTCGGCGTGGCCGATGCGAACACCGACAGCACGCCGCTGGTGGCGATTACGGCGCAGGTGGGGCTTAACCGCATTTACAAAGAGTCGCATCAGATCGTCGATCTCGTGGCCATGTTCAAACCCGTTACAAAATGGGCGGACCTGATCATGACGCCGCAGGCCGTTCCGGAGATGGTGCGCAAGGCGTTCGATGTGGCGCAATCCGAGCGACCCGGTGCGACGTACCTTGCCATTCCGGAAGATATCGAGGCGATGCCGATGCCTGCCGGTTTCGCGCCGTTGAAGGATACGCCGACGCATGATGCCGGGGCGGACCCGCAGCGGATCGAGGAAGCCGTGGCGTTGCTGGGCAAGTCAAAGCGTCCGGTCATTCTTGCCGGACATGGCGTGGCGCGTGCCGGTGCATCGGCTGAACTTGTGCGTTTGGCGGAAACGCTGAACGCGCCGGTCGCGACCACCTTCATGGGCAAGGGGGTTATACCTGATCGTCATCCCAACGCCCTCGGCGTCATTGGCTTCATGCGGCATGACTATGAGAATTTCGCCTTCGATGACGCCGATCTCATTTTATCCGTCGGATATGAGTTGCAGGAGTTTGCCCCGTCCCGCGTCAATCCGCACAAGGACAAGACGATCATTCACCTGCATCGTTTCGCGCCGGATACGGATGCGGCGTATCAGGTCGCGGTCAGCATCGAGTCCGACATCGTGGGCGGCATCAATGCCCTGTTGACCGCGTGGGACGGTCATAAGGCACCGCCGAGCCGCAGCGAGCCGAAAATTCGTCAGTTGCTGGCCGATGAACTGGCTGCCGGGGCGAAAGACGACAGCTATCCGCTCAAGCCGCAGCGTGTGGTGACTGACGTGCGTGCGGTGATGGACGACGAGGATATCGTCCTCGCCGATACGGGGGCCATCAAGATGTGGATGGCGCGCCTCTATCCGACGCAGGCACCGCTGACATGCCTGATTTCCAACGGGCTTTCGACCATGGCATTCTCCCTGCCGGGTGCGATCGGCGCGAAACTGGCGCGGCCCGATCGGCGCGTACTGGCCACGATGGGCGATGGATCGTTCATGATGAATTCGCAGGAGATCGAAACGGCTGTGCGGGAGAATGTTCCGCTCAAGGTGCTGATCTGGGAAGATGGTTCTTACGGTCTGATCAAGTGGAAGATGGATCTCGAACTGGGCCATCATCGGAGCGTCGATTTCAAAAACCCGGATTTCGTTGCCTATGCCGAGAGTTTCGGCGCGCATGGCCACCGGGTTGAGGAAGCCGGGCAGCTTCAGACTGTCCTGCGCGCGGCTCTGGACGAGCCGGGTGTTTCCGTTGTGGTCGTGCCGGTCGATTATCGTGAGAACATCAAGCTGACCGATCGCCTCGGCGAACTTACCATCGCCTTGTAA
- a CDS encoding SAM-dependent methyltransferase — MSLLFDQVIKRFIRTGSLTIIMPDGSIRRYEGSPGPKAAMRIKTDEALRALIVNSGLAFGEGYMDGLIEPVDGTLEDVLLVLMTNMQDSHHIFNRLESGFRFLTRRVRQFNDRRRSRRNVEHHYDLNGELYRLFLDRDRQYSCAYFAQDDMTLEEAQLAKKRHIAAKLKFDRPDLGVLDIGCGWGGMALTLAKEFGARVTGVTLSQEQLQAARQRAADEGLSDRVRFELCDYRAIRHQFDRIVSVGMFEHVGIGHYDQFFRTVHERLKPDGVALVHSIGRSDGPGSTNPWINKYIFPGGYSPALSETLGAVERAGLWVTDCEVLRLHYAKTIAIWRQRFAANRDRILALYDERFYRMFDFYLTGAELSFRVQGHMNFQLQLTRSIDAVPLTRDYMFEAERAAAM; from the coding sequence ATGTCACTGTTGTTCGATCAGGTCATCAAGCGTTTCATTCGGACGGGCAGCCTGACTATCATCATGCCGGACGGTTCGATACGGCGCTATGAGGGTTCGCCCGGGCCGAAGGCTGCCATGCGGATCAAGACCGACGAGGCGTTGCGAGCGCTGATCGTCAATTCGGGACTGGCTTTCGGCGAAGGTTACATGGACGGCCTGATTGAGCCGGTCGATGGTACGCTTGAGGATGTGCTTCTCGTCCTGATGACCAACATGCAGGACAGCCATCATATCTTCAATCGTCTTGAAAGCGGATTTCGCTTCCTGACCCGGCGTGTCCGGCAGTTCAATGATCGGCGTCGGTCGCGACGCAACGTCGAGCATCATTACGACCTCAATGGCGAGTTGTATCGGCTGTTTCTGGATCGGGACCGACAGTATTCCTGCGCCTATTTTGCGCAGGACGACATGACGCTCGAAGAGGCGCAACTGGCGAAGAAGCGACATATCGCGGCCAAGCTGAAGTTCGACCGTCCGGATCTCGGCGTTCTGGATATCGGGTGCGGTTGGGGCGGCATGGCATTGACGCTGGCGAAGGAGTTCGGCGCCCGTGTGACGGGCGTGACGTTATCGCAGGAGCAGTTGCAGGCAGCACGGCAGAGGGCGGCCGACGAAGGGCTGTCGGACCGGGTGCGGTTCGAACTGTGCGATTACCGTGCGATCCGGCACCAGTTCGACCGGATCGTATCCGTCGGCATGTTCGAGCATGTGGGCATCGGCCATTACGATCAGTTCTTCCGCACGGTGCATGAACGTCTCAAGCCTGATGGTGTGGCGCTCGTGCATTCCATCGGTCGCTCCGACGGGCCAGGTTCGACAAATCCGTGGATCAACAAATATATTTTTCCCGGCGGCTATTCGCCGGCATTGAGCGAAACGCTCGGCGCCGTTGAGCGGGCCGGGCTATGGGTGACGGATTGCGAGGTGCTCCGCCTGCATTACGCCAAGACGATTGCGATCTGGCGGCAGCGTTTCGCGGCCAATCGGGACAGGATTCTTGCGCTGTATGACGAGCGTTTCTATCGCATGTTCGATTTCTATCTGACGGGTGCCGAACTGTCGTTTCGCGTTCAGGGACATATGAATTTCCAGCTGCAACTCACGCGTAGCATCGATGCGGTGCCCCTGACGCGCGATTACATGTTCGAGGCGGAGCGCGCCGCAGCGATGTGA
- a CDS encoding aldo/keto reductase, translating to MRHRELGSQGLSVSALGLGCMGMSQSYGPADEGESIATIHRALELGVNFLDTAEVYGPFINEELLGRALAGRRHSAVIATKFGFDIRDGKPVGVDSRPAHIADVVEASLKRLQTDHIDLLYQHRVDPDVPIEDVAGAVGDLVKAGKVRFFGLSEAGVKTIRRAHAVFPVSALQSEYSLWERNLEPEIIPLLRELNIGLVPFSPLGRGFLTGDAKPAEEYPADDFRRNDPRFQGENFVANRHAAEVVGDIAAQIGARPGQVALAWLLAKGDDIVPIPGTKRRKYLEENLGALSIVLEDEAVRQIDDALSAGRISGSRYSAANMARIDR from the coding sequence ATGCGCCATCGTGAATTGGGCAGTCAGGGTCTTAGCGTTTCGGCGCTGGGGCTGGGCTGCATGGGAATGAGTCAGTCCTACGGTCCGGCGGATGAAGGTGAGTCGATCGCCACCATTCACCGCGCGCTGGAACTCGGCGTGAACTTCCTGGACACGGCGGAAGTCTATGGACCGTTCATCAACGAGGAATTACTGGGGCGCGCCCTGGCAGGCAGGCGCCATTCGGCCGTTATCGCCACGAAATTCGGCTTCGATATCCGTGACGGGAAGCCGGTCGGCGTCGATAGTCGTCCGGCGCATATTGCGGACGTCGTCGAGGCGTCTCTGAAGCGGTTGCAGACGGATCATATCGATCTGCTGTACCAGCACCGGGTCGATCCTGATGTGCCGATCGAGGACGTTGCCGGCGCGGTCGGCGATCTGGTGAAGGCCGGGAAGGTGCGGTTTTTCGGTCTTTCGGAAGCGGGGGTAAAGACAATCCGGCGTGCTCACGCGGTCTTTCCGGTCAGTGCCTTGCAGAGCGAATATTCATTATGGGAGCGCAATCTGGAGCCGGAGATCATTCCGCTGCTGCGCGAACTGAATATCGGTCTGGTTCCGTTCAGTCCGCTTGGAAGAGGCTTTCTGACGGGCGACGCGAAACCGGCGGAGGAGTATCCGGCGGACGATTTCCGGCGCAATGATCCGCGCTTTCAGGGCGAAAATTTCGTGGCCAATCGACATGCGGCGGAGGTTGTGGGCGATATTGCGGCGCAGATCGGCGCCCGACCCGGTCAGGTGGCGCTGGCATGGCTGCTGGCGAAAGGTGATGATATCGTGCCGATCCCCGGAACGAAACGCCGGAAATATCTGGAAGAGAATCTGGGTGCCTTGAGTATCGTTCTGGAAGACGAGGCAGTCCGGCAGATCGACGATGCGCTTTCGGCGGGGCGAATTTCCGGCTCGCGTTATAGTGCGGCCAATATGGCGAGAATTGATCGTTAG
- a CDS encoding DNA topoisomerase IB — protein MGEAGVVDQHEQAARAHARMASLHYVDHDMPGITRHRAGKGFFYRDPTGERITDGDEIARLKRLAIPPAYQDVWICADPDGHLQAVGRDARGRWQYRYHPRWRAVRDENKFERMLVFSEKLPEIRRRIDQDLRQSALSRTRVIAAVVRLMERTMARIGNDEYAQTNKSYGLTTLRHRHAKIRRHHLTLDFRAKHGIRAHVEIDDPRLARVIGRLEDLPGQRLFRFVDDDGALHDVHSHDVNDYLRDITQADITAKDFRTWAATKLAAMALTAFETVDTKARARKNLLRAIEHVAAQLGNTPSVCRKCYIHPGVLDGYLDGTLREAFAARADAVLDGTDDFALTAQEAAITAYLAHRLRK, from the coding sequence ATGGGCGAGGCCGGGGTTGTCGATCAGCATGAGCAGGCAGCCCGTGCGCATGCCAGAATGGCTTCCCTGCATTACGTCGATCACGACATGCCGGGTATCACGCGGCATCGGGCGGGAAAGGGTTTTTTCTATCGCGATCCGACAGGCGAACGGATTACCGACGGCGATGAGATTGCCCGGCTGAAGCGACTGGCCATTCCGCCGGCGTATCAGGATGTCTGGATATGTGCCGATCCTGACGGGCATCTTCAGGCCGTGGGGCGGGATGCGCGCGGTCGGTGGCAATATCGATATCATCCGCGATGGCGAGCGGTGCGTGATGAGAACAAATTCGAGCGGATGCTGGTTTTCAGCGAAAAGCTGCCGGAGATCCGGCGGCGGATCGATCAGGATCTACGGCAGTCGGCTTTATCGCGCACGCGGGTGATCGCAGCCGTGGTGCGGCTGATGGAGCGCACGATGGCGCGGATCGGCAACGACGAATATGCGCAGACGAATAAAAGCTATGGCCTGACCACCTTGCGCCACCGGCACGCGAAAATCCGGAGGCACCATCTGACGCTGGATTTCAGGGCGAAGCATGGGATCAGGGCGCATGTCGAGATCGACGATCCCCGATTGGCGCGGGTGATTGGACGGCTTGAGGACCTGCCGGGGCAACGTCTGTTCCGGTTTGTGGACGACGACGGCGCGCTGCACGATGTGCATTCACATGATGTCAACGACTATCTGCGCGACATCACGCAGGCGGACATTACGGCAAAGGATTTCAGGACCTGGGCGGCGACCAAGCTCGCGGCCATGGCGCTGACGGCTTTCGAGACGGTGGACACCAAGGCGCGGGCGCGGAAAAATCTTTTGCGGGCGATCGAGCATGTGGCGGCGCAACTGGGCAACACGCCATCGGTCTGCCGGAAATGCTATATTCATCCGGGTGTTCTGGATGGCTATCTTGACGGAACCCTGCGCGAAGCGTTTGCCGCACGGGCGGATGCGGTGCTGGACGGGACCGACGATTTTGCGTTGACGGCACAGGAGGCGGCGATAACCGCTTATCTCGCCCATCGGCTCAGGAAATAA
- the rplI gene encoding 50S ribosomal protein L9 produces the protein MSQTELILLQRVENLGQMGEIVRVKPGYARNYLLPQGKALRANAQNRQRFETERVQLEAQNLKRREEAERLAERMHGLTVVIIRQAGDSGSLYGSVTPRDIAIAATEAGLSIDRNQVVLDHPIKVLGLVEARVALHPEVSIPVIVNVARSAEEAERQARGEAIGVEEDEFVLETDAEEEPVEVTEASAEG, from the coding sequence ATGTCACAGACCGAATTGATCCTGCTCCAGCGCGTCGAAAATCTCGGCCAGATGGGTGAGATCGTCCGCGTGAAGCCGGGCTATGCGCGCAACTATCTGTTGCCGCAGGGCAAGGCGCTCCGCGCCAATGCGCAGAACCGTCAGCGTTTCGAGACCGAGCGCGTGCAGCTTGAGGCGCAGAACCTCAAGCGCCGTGAGGAAGCGGAGCGTCTGGCCGAGCGTATGCACGGGCTGACCGTCGTCATCATCCGCCAGGCTGGCGACAGCGGCAGCCTGTATGGTTCGGTGACGCCGCGCGACATCGCCATCGCGGCGACGGAAGCAGGCCTGAGCATCGACCGTAATCAGGTCGTTCTCGATCATCCGATCAAGGTCCTGGGTCTGGTCGAAGCGCGCGTGGCGCTGCATCCGGAAGTCTCGATCCCGGTGATCGTCAACGTGGCGCGTTCGGCGGAAGAAGCCGAGCGTCAGGCGCGTGGCGAAGCGATCGGCGTCGAGGAAGACGAGTTCGTTCTCGAAACGGATGCCGAGGAAGAGCCGGTCGAAGTGACCGAGGCGTCTGCCGAAGGCTGA
- the rpsF gene encoding 30S ribosomal protein S6, giving the protein MPLYESVLIARNDVSQAQVEAIVEEIDTLLTQDGGSIEKREFWGLRSLAYRIKKNRKGHYVLLGLNARPDQIRELERQLGLNEDVLRVLTLRVDEIDQNPSAILSRKGDDRGGERGGFRSGGAKPSGRFDSGRGGRRSEDREEYRARERDDAEQGVE; this is encoded by the coding sequence ATGCCACTGTATGAAAGCGTGCTCATTGCACGTAACGACGTGTCGCAGGCGCAGGTCGAGGCCATTGTCGAGGAAATCGACACCCTGCTGACTCAGGATGGCGGTTCGATCGAGAAGCGTGAGTTCTGGGGACTCCGTTCGCTTGCGTATCGCATCAAGAAGAATCGCAAGGGCCATTACGTTCTGCTGGGCCTCAATGCCCGCCCGGACCAGATCCGCGAGCTGGAGCGTCAGCTTGGCCTCAATGAAGACGTGCTGCGTGTTCTGACGCTGCGTGTCGATGAGATCGACCAGAACCCGTCCGCGATCCTGTCGCGCAAGGGTGACGATCGTGGCGGCGAGCGCGGCGGTTTCCGTTCGGGTGGCGCCAAGCCGTCGGGTCGTTTCGATAGCGGCCGTGGCGGTCGTCGTTCGGAAGATCGCGAAGAGTATCGTGCGCGCGAGCGTGACGACGCCGAGCAGGGAGTGGAATAA
- a CDS encoding AEC family transporter, with protein MIESIIGALLPIVVTLLLGMMAGWHHDFDAKQAGILNRMVMLYALPLSLFAGMVGTSRDAVIAQWPLALMILFGMMGSYFLVFGVAIVLRLGQARAALLALAIGGPAVPFVGVSVLGHLFGDQSAIAIAICGLVMNLLQVPISLIALSGAAPTGDGARKAPGQLVLDALREPVVWAPMLALLIILIGWRLPASIRDSLALLGRSTGGVALFASGIVLFSHRVAVSTSVVVATLARNIAVPLIVWGVALLFLTPTIREEAVVTMAIPTASIATILAVQYHTAEQEMASILFFSTIFSVLTMGGFMWLTAR; from the coding sequence ATGATCGAATCCATTATCGGCGCTTTATTGCCTATCGTCGTCACGTTGCTGCTCGGCATGATGGCCGGCTGGCATCATGACTTCGATGCGAAGCAGGCCGGCATCCTCAATCGCATGGTCATGCTCTACGCGCTGCCGCTGAGTCTTTTTGCCGGGATGGTCGGCACGTCGCGCGATGCGGTGATCGCGCAGTGGCCTCTCGCGCTGATGATCCTTTTCGGCATGATGGGCAGCTATTTCCTCGTGTTCGGCGTTGCGATCGTCCTACGGCTCGGGCAGGCGCGTGCAGCGTTGCTGGCCCTGGCGATTGGCGGGCCAGCGGTGCCGTTTGTCGGTGTTTCCGTGCTGGGGCACCTGTTCGGCGATCAGAGTGCCATCGCCATTGCGATCTGCGGTCTGGTGATGAACCTGCTGCAGGTGCCGATCTCGCTGATTGCGCTCAGCGGTGCGGCGCCGACCGGCGATGGCGCGCGGAAAGCACCCGGGCAACTCGTTCTGGATGCGCTGCGTGAGCCGGTGGTCTGGGCGCCGATGCTGGCGCTGCTCATCATCCTGATCGGCTGGCGGCTGCCCGCATCGATCCGGGACTCGCTGGCGTTGTTGGGTCGCTCGACCGGCGGCGTGGCACTATTCGCTTCCGGTATCGTGCTGTTCTCGCATCGCGTGGCGGTCTCCACCAGCGTCGTGGTGGCGACGCTGGCGCGCAATATCGCCGTGCCTCTGATCGTGTGGGGCGTGGCCCTGCTGTTCCTGACGCCGACGATCCGTGAGGAGGCGGTCGTGACGATGGCCATTCCCACGGCCTCCATCGCGACGATCCTGGCCGTTCAATATCACACGGCGGAACAGGAGATGGCCTCGATCCTGTTTTTCAGCACGATCTTTTCGGTTCTGACCATGGGTGGCTTCATGTGGCTTACAGCCCGATGA
- the rpsR gene encoding 30S ribosomal protein S18: MSETTNTEVNPAARRLAVGARRPFYRRRKSCPFSGPNAPKIDYKDVRLLSRFLSERGKIVPSRITAVSAKKQRELAQAIKRARFLALLPYVVN, from the coding sequence ATGTCCGAAACCACGAACACTGAAGTCAATCCCGCGGCGCGTCGCCTCGCGGTTGGCGCACGTCGTCCGTTCTATCGCCGTCGCAAGTCCTGCCCGTTCTCCGGCCCCAACGCGCCGAAGATCGATTACAAGGACGTGCGTCTGCTGAGCCGCTTCCTGTCGGAGCGCGGCAAGATCGTGCCGAGCCGCATCACGGCCGTTTCGGCCAAGAAGCAGCGCGAACTGGCGCAGGCGATCAAGCGTGCGCGCTTCCTCGCCCTGCTGCCTTACGTCGTGAACTGA